A window of Festucalex cinctus isolate MCC-2025b chromosome 6, RoL_Fcin_1.0, whole genome shotgun sequence contains these coding sequences:
- the LOC144020171 gene encoding calmodulin-regulated spectrin-associated protein 3-like isoform X7 yields MVDSGAGGEATTTSTRKPFSVPEIPPLDRCDFGRAKIRASVRWLLCKSYGCADNVPVELREPLYKDQYDQEHLKPAVCKLLLSPEIYCRAQALLLQAHGTPTSASPSDNCALLHFLTKKGVAPQVQDVDVTEDDLTFTPIKMKAHLALIDSLMSLAAREIVDKVKMAAEAAHMGVGAPWENALLFWVNSLNQKLRESTEEEETPKQSQQTAGPRPAQETQGPPTRWYWKLVPIRYRKDKVQSKLTPTFPLVTAVKDLSNGCAIAAVLHFYCPGVLPLEDVCLKDTMSVADSLYNLQLIKEFCDSSLQSCCLLPLEDLLYAPPLLHLNIMSFVAELLEWFEIKKPDFVKPIQAVDLTDVSGLVFCTSPVSGNSNSGSPLFVFKQPFVTVPSPASPENKSWTKKQISRPMSAVTFSIPFGLDSDVDIVMGNPIDSVFRSVSTDSLGTGIPATTSLAGMTRVPYSPPEDLSHLVSASAPSQRSSWGPYVHPAPLGELPTVEEAVHVDPGGKDRNKGRTAEKNVKGILTARPEPRLCPEGAPAGFFLHSPLEDNPQLSSSAPCRSGIIYRPVGGEASNNGSRGERKERQSRATDMSRDDDSVLRDGSVDSSEASDDTPRNAPGNMRPSKSHQEHYSANNSPRMTSFAERRDNRRRHPVASGEDFATTPTPTTPGTPHTPSTPAGTPSQKDSPGLKGPEPGSEAWELGARLEEKRKSIEAQKRRIEAIFAKHRQRLGKTALLKMKREQGEGGGEQNLSLEERLSHMEEQLKKEEEKERTEREKANASVSNPPRLEKQVTFSIDSKKGQEKEKVLEKEKGSDAILVEYNEIVQKLSDALQSLQKDMHKLTEQQQQLLGNQRPRSSQKVTPKSKPKSNTKPSAKTPPPTPTKTPPRTPTKNLGMSTSKAWMIPTGPKTSSVSSPSRRTHALSAATSPKTIVSSSCPAPRTKIHISSAPRSPKHQPRTQPHPRPSELKFPPLSRVLTTTHTVDTLPHLRRVSPSKCQVQTTSSFRIGGPRTPQEVSQSAPQPDDSTSDTASSETPTQFSLELEQDDTEGAVVPIPPHPKATSGSSSGAPSECSFESETLSISAAYSTAQARGRAGRAEKHCSMIEVSLSSLGGPEGGGDEPTDLGQDFSSDSMSDQLESAVEPGIVIASDAVEQLDSATEAGNSSDQQTESSEGQAKDDAAETLGETNELGAKGGIGFFFKEDDDNEEEMAQRKAVLLERQQRRAEELKKRRQEQEREKRMESSDKTACSPSNTPHVGNASHSPTPPATPARRGDFTRAEYARRQQLRIMDDLDKVLQQKSTNQGRSPVRKTRTRARPRSVTREETQLSLSPAKKSTGPKMTKSHSSLNLAATDVSANNDGDKKVQSRPDSPAGCVTPSRLAKQNGDWETGSNGTSPAPEYTGPKLFKEPSFKSNKFIIHNALSRCCLAGKVNESQKNKIVEELEKSPANHFLILFRDASCQFRGVYTANPDSAELVRLTGVGPKTISSAQVESMYKYSSDRKQFSAIPSKTLGMSVDAFTIPGHLWHGGGAAAVAGGGGGGSRRASITKKALASK; encoded by the exons ATGGTGGACTCCGGAGCCGGCGGCGAGGCCACGACGACGTCGACGAGGAAGCCCTTCTCGGTACCGGAGATCCCCCCTCTGGACCGGTGCGACTTCGGCCGCGCCAAGATCCGCGCCAGCGTGCGTTGGCTGCTGTGCAAGTCTTACGGCTGTGCAG ACAATGTTCCAGTGGAGTTGCGCGAGCCTCTCTACAAGGACCAGTATGACCAAGAGCACCTCAAGCCGGCCGTCTGCAAGCTGCTCCTCTCCCCGGAGATCTACTGCCGAGCTCAGGCCTTGCTTCTCCAGGCCCACGGGACCCCCACCTCGGCCTCACCCTCTGACAACTGCGCCCTGCTGCACTTCCTCACCAAAAAAGGCGTGGCCCCGCAGGTCCAGGATGTGGACGTCACCGAGGACGACCTCACCTTCACCCCCATCAAGATG AAAGCCCACCTGGCCCTGATAGACTCGCTGATGTCACTGGCCGCCAGGGAGATCGTGGacaaagtcaaaatggcggccgaGGCAGCCCACATGGGCGTCGGGGCGCCCTGGGAGAACGCGCTGCTCTTCTGGGTCAACTCA TTGAACCAGAAGCTGAGAGAAAGCACCGAGGAAGAAGAGACGCCCAAGCAGTCGCAGCAGACCGCCGGCCCTCGGCCTGCCCAGGAAACG CAGGGCCCGCCCACCCGTTGGTACTGGAAGCTCGTCCCC ATCCGCTACAGGAAGGACAAAGTGCAGTCCAAGCTGACTCCCACTTTCCCTCTGGTGACCGCCGTCAAAGATCTGTCTAATGGCTGCGCTATAGCTGCTGTGCTGCACTTCTACTGCCCCGGCGTGCTGCCTCTAGAGG ATGTATGTCTGAAGGACACCATGTCAGTAGCCGACAGTCTTTACAACCTGCAGCTAATTAAAGAGTTCTGTGACAGCAGTTTGCAGAGCTGCTGCCTTCTTCCCCTGGAAGATCTTCTCTATGCTCCACCTCTTCTGCAT CTGAACATCATGAGTTTCGTAGCTGAGCTGCTGGAGTGGTTTGAGATCAAGAAGCCTGATTTTGTGAAACCGATACAAGCCGTTGACCTCACAG ACGTCTCGGGTTTAGTATTCTGCACGAGTCCTGTCAGTGGCAACAGCAACAG CGGGTCTCCTTTGTTCGTCTTCAAACAACCATTTGTGACCGTCCCTTCACCAGCATCACCGG AAAACAAAAGCTGGACAAAGAAACAAATCAG TCGTCCTATGTCCGCGGTGACTTTCAGCATCCCATTTGGGCTGGACAGTGATGTTGATATTGTCATGGGCAATCCAATAGATTCTGTCTTTCGCTCTGTCAGCACGGACAGCCTGGGCACCGGCATCCCCGCAACGACCTCGCTGGCGGGGATGACTCGCGTACCGTACAGCCCCCCGGAGGACCTCAGCCACCTGGTCAGCGCTTCGGCACCGTCTCAGCGGTCTTCTTGGGGGCCTTATGTGCACCCGGCGCCTCTGGGAGAACTTCCCACTGTTGAGGAGGCAGTACATGTGGATCCTGGCGGTAAGGATCGAAATAAGGGAAGGactgcagaaaaaaatgtgaagggGATTTTGACAGCAAGACCAGAACCGAGGTTATGTCCCGAGGGCGCCCCTGCTGGTTTCTTCCTGCACTCCCCATTGGAGGACAATCCTCAGCTCAGTAGCTCCGCCCCCTGCCGCTCGGGAATCATTTATCGTCCGGTAGGTGGAGAGGCAAGTAATAACGGCAGTAGAGGTGAGAGGAAGGAGAGGCAATCGCGGGCAACTGATATGTCACGTGACGATGACTCTGTTTTACGAGACGGCAGCGTTGACTCATCGGAAGCGTCTGACGACACCCCCAGAAACGCCCCTGGTAACATGCGACCCAGTAAAAGCCATCAGGAACACTACAGTGCCAACAACAGCCCACGCATGACAAGCTTTGCAGAGCGACGGGACAACAGAAGACGACATCCTGTAGCTTCTGGGGAAGACTTCGCTACTACCCCGACACCAACCACCCCGGGAACGCCGCACACTCCCAGCACACCGGCAGGGACTCCGAGTCAGAAGGACAGCCCGGGCCTCAAAGGTCCCGAGCCGGGTTCGGAGGCCTGGGAGCTGGGAGCTCGTCTGGAGGAAAAACGCAAAAGCATCGAAGCCCAAAAGAGACGAATTGAGGCCATCTTCGCCAAGCACCGACAAAGGCTGGGAAAAACAGCTTTGCTGAAAATGAAACGGGAGcaaggagagggagggggagagcAGAACCTCTCTCTGGAGGAGCGCCTCAGTCACATGGAGGAGCAGCTGAAAAAGGAGGAAGAAAAGGAAAGAACAGAAAGGGAGAAAGCCAACGCATCTGTCTCAAACCCTCCACGGCTGGAGAAGCAGGTCACATTCTCTATTGACAGCAAGAAAGGACAGGAGAAAGAAAAAGTATTGGAGAAAGAGAAAGGAAGTGATGCCATCCTTGTGGAGTACAATGAAATCGTCCAGAAACTGAGTGACGCTTTGCAGTCACTGCAGAAGGATATGCACAAACTAActgaacagcagcagcagcttctGGGCAACCAAAGACCAAGAAGCTCCCAAAAGGTCACCCCAAAGTCAAAACCTAAAAGTAACACTAAGCCATCTGCCAAAACTCCTCCTCCCACACCCACAAAGACGCCCCCAAGAACCCCTACCAAGAATCTCGGCATGAGCACCAGTAAAGCCTGGATGATTCCGACTGGTCCCAAAACGTCCTCCGTATCTTCGCCATCCCGACGGACCCACGCGCTCTCTGCCGCTACTTCACCAAAAACAATCGTCTCCTCCTCCTGTCCAGCCCCCCGCACCAAAATCCACATCTCGTCTGCCCCCCGCAGCCCCAAACACCAACCAAGAACGCAACCCCATCCACGACCCTCAGAGCTCAAGTTTCCCCCTCTGAGTCGTGTTTTGACCACGACTCACACCGTGGATACCCTCCCACACTTGCGCAGAGTGTCGCCCAGCAAGTGTCAAGTGCAAACAACGTCGTCCTTCCGCATTGGCGGACCTCGAACTCCTCAGGAGGTTTCTCAGTCGGCTCCGCAGCCTGATGATAGCACCTCAGACACCGCGTCCAGCGAGACACCAACTCAGTTTAGCTTGGAGCTCGAGCAGGATGACACCGAAGGGGCCGTAGTGCCCATACCGCCTCACCCGAAGGCCACCAGTGGCAGCAGCTCCGGAGCTCCCTCTGAATGCTCTTTTGAGAGTGAGACTTTATCGATTTCCGCTGCATACAGCACAGCACAGGCCAGAGGCAGAGCCGGAAGGGCCGAAAAGCATTGCAGTATGATTGAGGTGTCGCTCTCCTCACTTGGAGGACCGGAGGGAGGCGGTGACGAACCAACGGATTTGGGGCAGGACTTTTCTTCCGATTCCATGAGTGACCAACTAGAATCTGCGGTGGAGCCAGGCATTGTAATAGCTTCCGATGCCGTGGAGCAGTTGGATTCAGCCACAGAAGCTGGGAACTCTTCAGACCAGCAAACGGAATCCAGCGAAGGCCAAGCAAAGGACGATGCTGCGGAAACACTTGGAGAAACTAATGAGCTTGGAGCCAAAGGAGGGATAGGATTCTTCTTCAAG GAAGATGATGACAACGAAGAGGAGATGGCCCAGCGGAAAGCTGTCCTTTTAGAGAGGCAGCAAAGGAGAGCTGAGGAGCTGAAGAAGAGGCGACAGGAGCAAGAACGTGAAAAAAG AATGGAATCCTCCGACAAGACTGCGTGCTCTCCCTCCAACACACCTCATGTTGGGAACGCCTCCCACTCACCCACTCCTCCAGCCACTCCAGCCCGACGTGGAGATTTCACGCGAGCCGAGTACGCCCGCCGGCAGCAGCTCCGGATCATGGACGACCTGGACAAGGTGTTGCAGCAGAAATCAACCAACCAGGGACGCTCGCCTGTCAGGAAGACGCGGACGCGGGCGCGACCTCGCAGCGTCACTAGGGAGGAAACTCAGCTGTCACTGAGCCCCGCCAAGAAATCCACTG GCCCTAAGATGACCAAGTCGCACTCGTCACTCAACCTGGCAGCTACAGATGTGTCTGCAAACAATGATGGGGATAAGAAAGTCCAAAG CCGACCCGATTCGCCTGCTGGATGCGTGACGCCGAGCAGACTTGCAAAGCAGAATGGAGACTGGGAAACCGGATCAAATGGAACCTCGCCTGCCCCAGAGTACACAG GTCCAAAGCTCTTCAAAGAACCGAGCTTCAAGTCCAACAAGTTCATCATCCACAACGCTCTGTCTCGTTGCTGCTTGGCCGGGAAGGTCAACGAGTCCCAAAAGAACAAGATTGTCGAG GAGTTGGAGAAGAGCCCCGCCAACCACTTCCTCATCCTCTTCCGAGACGCCAGCTGCCAGTTCCGCGGCGTCTACACGGCCAACCCCGACTCGGCAGAGCTCGTGCGCTTGACCGGCGTGGGCCCCAAGACGATAAGCTCGGCCCAGGTGGAATCCATGTACAAGTACAGTTCGGACCGCAAGCAGTTCAGCGCCATCCCCTCCAAGACATTGGGCATGAGCGTGGATGCATTTACCATCCCTGGACACTTGTGGCACGGCGGAGGGGCGGCGGCTGtggcgggaggaggaggaggaggcagcaGGAGGGCGAGCATCACCAAGAAGGCGCTCGCTTCCAAGTGA
- the LOC144020171 gene encoding calmodulin-regulated spectrin-associated protein 3-like isoform X3 produces MVDSGAGGEATTTSTRKPFSVPEIPPLDRCDFGRAKIRASVRWLLCKSYGCADNVPVELREPLYKDQYDQEHLKPAVCKLLLSPEIYCRAQALLLQAHGTPTSASPSDNCALLHFLTKKGVAPQVQDVDVTEDDLTFTPIKMKAHLALIDSLMSLAAREIVDKVKMAAEAAHMGVGAPWENALLFWVNSLNQKLRESTEEEETPKQSQQTAGPRPAQETQGPPTRWYWKLVPHAIAFCLKESGNKPPVIRYRKDKVQSKLTPTFPLVTAVKDLSNGCAIAAVLHFYCPGVLPLEDVCLKDTMSVADSLYNLQLIKEFCDSSLQSCCLLPLEDLLYAPPLLHLNIMSFVAELLEWFEIKKPDFVKPIQAVDLTDVSGLVFCTSPVSGNSNSGSPLFVFKQPFVTVPSPASPENKSWTKKQISRPMSAVTFSIPFGLDSDVDIVMGNPIDSVFRSVSTDSLGTGIPATTSLAGMTRVPYSPPEDLSHLVSASAPSQRSSWGPYVHPAPLGELPTVEEAVHVDPGGKDRNKGRTAEKNVKGILTARPEPRLCPEGAPAGFFLHSPLEDNPQLSSSAPCRSGIIYRPVGGEASNNGSRGERKERQSRATDMSRDDDSVLRDGSVDSSEASDDTPRNAPGNMRPSKSHQEHYSANNSPRMTSFAERRDNRRRHPVASGEDFATTPTPTTPGTPHTPSTPAGTPSQKDSPGLKGPEPGSEAWELGARLEEKRKSIEAQKRRIEAIFAKHRQRLGKTALLKMKREQGEGGGEQNLSLEERLSHMEEQLKKEEEKERTEREKANASVSNPPRLEKQVTFSIDSKKGQEKEKVLEKEKGSDAILVEYNEIVQKLSDALQSLQKDMHKLTEQQQQLLGNQRPRSSQKVTPKSKPKSNTKPSAKTPPPTPTKTPPRTPTKNLGMSTSKAWMIPTGPKTSSVSSPSRRTHALSAATSPKTIVSSSCPAPRTKIHISSAPRSPKHQPRTQPHPRPSELKFPPLSRVLTTTHTVDTLPHLRRVSPSKCQVQTTSSFRIGGPRTPQEVSQSAPQPDDSTSDTASSETPTQFSLELEQDDTEGAVVPIPPHPKATSGSSSGAPSECSFESETLSISAAYSTAQARGRAGRAEKHCSMIEVSLSSLGGPEGGGDEPTDLGQDFSSDSMSDQLESAVEPGIVIASDAVEQLDSATEAGNSSDQQTESSEGQAKDDAAETLGETNELGAKGGIGFFFKEDDDNEEEMAQRKAVLLERQQRRAEELKKRRQEQEREKRMESSDKTACSPSNTPHVGNASHSPTPPATPARRGDFTRAEYARRQQLRIMDDLDKVLQQKSTNQGRSPVRKTRTRARPRSVTREETQLSLSPAKKSTGPKMTKSHSSLNLAATDVSANNDGDKKVQSRPDSPAGCVTPSRLAKQNGDWETGSNGTSPAPEYTGPKLFKEPSFKSNKFIIHNALSRCCLAGKVNESQKNKIVEELEKSPANHFLILFRDASCQFRGVYTANPDSAELVRLTGVGPKTISSAQVESMYKYSSDRKQFSAIPSKTLGMSVDAFTIPGHLWHGGGAAAVAGGGGGGSRRASITKKALASK; encoded by the exons ATGGTGGACTCCGGAGCCGGCGGCGAGGCCACGACGACGTCGACGAGGAAGCCCTTCTCGGTACCGGAGATCCCCCCTCTGGACCGGTGCGACTTCGGCCGCGCCAAGATCCGCGCCAGCGTGCGTTGGCTGCTGTGCAAGTCTTACGGCTGTGCAG ACAATGTTCCAGTGGAGTTGCGCGAGCCTCTCTACAAGGACCAGTATGACCAAGAGCACCTCAAGCCGGCCGTCTGCAAGCTGCTCCTCTCCCCGGAGATCTACTGCCGAGCTCAGGCCTTGCTTCTCCAGGCCCACGGGACCCCCACCTCGGCCTCACCCTCTGACAACTGCGCCCTGCTGCACTTCCTCACCAAAAAAGGCGTGGCCCCGCAGGTCCAGGATGTGGACGTCACCGAGGACGACCTCACCTTCACCCCCATCAAGATG AAAGCCCACCTGGCCCTGATAGACTCGCTGATGTCACTGGCCGCCAGGGAGATCGTGGacaaagtcaaaatggcggccgaGGCAGCCCACATGGGCGTCGGGGCGCCCTGGGAGAACGCGCTGCTCTTCTGGGTCAACTCA TTGAACCAGAAGCTGAGAGAAAGCACCGAGGAAGAAGAGACGCCCAAGCAGTCGCAGCAGACCGCCGGCCCTCGGCCTGCCCAGGAAACG CAGGGCCCGCCCACCCGTTGGTACTGGAAGCTCGTCCCC CATGCAATCGCTTTTTGTTTGAAGGAGTCGGGGAACAAACCTCCAGTG ATCCGCTACAGGAAGGACAAAGTGCAGTCCAAGCTGACTCCCACTTTCCCTCTGGTGACCGCCGTCAAAGATCTGTCTAATGGCTGCGCTATAGCTGCTGTGCTGCACTTCTACTGCCCCGGCGTGCTGCCTCTAGAGG ATGTATGTCTGAAGGACACCATGTCAGTAGCCGACAGTCTTTACAACCTGCAGCTAATTAAAGAGTTCTGTGACAGCAGTTTGCAGAGCTGCTGCCTTCTTCCCCTGGAAGATCTTCTCTATGCTCCACCTCTTCTGCAT CTGAACATCATGAGTTTCGTAGCTGAGCTGCTGGAGTGGTTTGAGATCAAGAAGCCTGATTTTGTGAAACCGATACAAGCCGTTGACCTCACAG ACGTCTCGGGTTTAGTATTCTGCACGAGTCCTGTCAGTGGCAACAGCAACAG CGGGTCTCCTTTGTTCGTCTTCAAACAACCATTTGTGACCGTCCCTTCACCAGCATCACCGG AAAACAAAAGCTGGACAAAGAAACAAATCAG TCGTCCTATGTCCGCGGTGACTTTCAGCATCCCATTTGGGCTGGACAGTGATGTTGATATTGTCATGGGCAATCCAATAGATTCTGTCTTTCGCTCTGTCAGCACGGACAGCCTGGGCACCGGCATCCCCGCAACGACCTCGCTGGCGGGGATGACTCGCGTACCGTACAGCCCCCCGGAGGACCTCAGCCACCTGGTCAGCGCTTCGGCACCGTCTCAGCGGTCTTCTTGGGGGCCTTATGTGCACCCGGCGCCTCTGGGAGAACTTCCCACTGTTGAGGAGGCAGTACATGTGGATCCTGGCGGTAAGGATCGAAATAAGGGAAGGactgcagaaaaaaatgtgaagggGATTTTGACAGCAAGACCAGAACCGAGGTTATGTCCCGAGGGCGCCCCTGCTGGTTTCTTCCTGCACTCCCCATTGGAGGACAATCCTCAGCTCAGTAGCTCCGCCCCCTGCCGCTCGGGAATCATTTATCGTCCGGTAGGTGGAGAGGCAAGTAATAACGGCAGTAGAGGTGAGAGGAAGGAGAGGCAATCGCGGGCAACTGATATGTCACGTGACGATGACTCTGTTTTACGAGACGGCAGCGTTGACTCATCGGAAGCGTCTGACGACACCCCCAGAAACGCCCCTGGTAACATGCGACCCAGTAAAAGCCATCAGGAACACTACAGTGCCAACAACAGCCCACGCATGACAAGCTTTGCAGAGCGACGGGACAACAGAAGACGACATCCTGTAGCTTCTGGGGAAGACTTCGCTACTACCCCGACACCAACCACCCCGGGAACGCCGCACACTCCCAGCACACCGGCAGGGACTCCGAGTCAGAAGGACAGCCCGGGCCTCAAAGGTCCCGAGCCGGGTTCGGAGGCCTGGGAGCTGGGAGCTCGTCTGGAGGAAAAACGCAAAAGCATCGAAGCCCAAAAGAGACGAATTGAGGCCATCTTCGCCAAGCACCGACAAAGGCTGGGAAAAACAGCTTTGCTGAAAATGAAACGGGAGcaaggagagggagggggagagcAGAACCTCTCTCTGGAGGAGCGCCTCAGTCACATGGAGGAGCAGCTGAAAAAGGAGGAAGAAAAGGAAAGAACAGAAAGGGAGAAAGCCAACGCATCTGTCTCAAACCCTCCACGGCTGGAGAAGCAGGTCACATTCTCTATTGACAGCAAGAAAGGACAGGAGAAAGAAAAAGTATTGGAGAAAGAGAAAGGAAGTGATGCCATCCTTGTGGAGTACAATGAAATCGTCCAGAAACTGAGTGACGCTTTGCAGTCACTGCAGAAGGATATGCACAAACTAActgaacagcagcagcagcttctGGGCAACCAAAGACCAAGAAGCTCCCAAAAGGTCACCCCAAAGTCAAAACCTAAAAGTAACACTAAGCCATCTGCCAAAACTCCTCCTCCCACACCCACAAAGACGCCCCCAAGAACCCCTACCAAGAATCTCGGCATGAGCACCAGTAAAGCCTGGATGATTCCGACTGGTCCCAAAACGTCCTCCGTATCTTCGCCATCCCGACGGACCCACGCGCTCTCTGCCGCTACTTCACCAAAAACAATCGTCTCCTCCTCCTGTCCAGCCCCCCGCACCAAAATCCACATCTCGTCTGCCCCCCGCAGCCCCAAACACCAACCAAGAACGCAACCCCATCCACGACCCTCAGAGCTCAAGTTTCCCCCTCTGAGTCGTGTTTTGACCACGACTCACACCGTGGATACCCTCCCACACTTGCGCAGAGTGTCGCCCAGCAAGTGTCAAGTGCAAACAACGTCGTCCTTCCGCATTGGCGGACCTCGAACTCCTCAGGAGGTTTCTCAGTCGGCTCCGCAGCCTGATGATAGCACCTCAGACACCGCGTCCAGCGAGACACCAACTCAGTTTAGCTTGGAGCTCGAGCAGGATGACACCGAAGGGGCCGTAGTGCCCATACCGCCTCACCCGAAGGCCACCAGTGGCAGCAGCTCCGGAGCTCCCTCTGAATGCTCTTTTGAGAGTGAGACTTTATCGATTTCCGCTGCATACAGCACAGCACAGGCCAGAGGCAGAGCCGGAAGGGCCGAAAAGCATTGCAGTATGATTGAGGTGTCGCTCTCCTCACTTGGAGGACCGGAGGGAGGCGGTGACGAACCAACGGATTTGGGGCAGGACTTTTCTTCCGATTCCATGAGTGACCAACTAGAATCTGCGGTGGAGCCAGGCATTGTAATAGCTTCCGATGCCGTGGAGCAGTTGGATTCAGCCACAGAAGCTGGGAACTCTTCAGACCAGCAAACGGAATCCAGCGAAGGCCAAGCAAAGGACGATGCTGCGGAAACACTTGGAGAAACTAATGAGCTTGGAGCCAAAGGAGGGATAGGATTCTTCTTCAAG GAAGATGATGACAACGAAGAGGAGATGGCCCAGCGGAAAGCTGTCCTTTTAGAGAGGCAGCAAAGGAGAGCTGAGGAGCTGAAGAAGAGGCGACAGGAGCAAGAACGTGAAAAAAG AATGGAATCCTCCGACAAGACTGCGTGCTCTCCCTCCAACACACCTCATGTTGGGAACGCCTCCCACTCACCCACTCCTCCAGCCACTCCAGCCCGACGTGGAGATTTCACGCGAGCCGAGTACGCCCGCCGGCAGCAGCTCCGGATCATGGACGACCTGGACAAGGTGTTGCAGCAGAAATCAACCAACCAGGGACGCTCGCCTGTCAGGAAGACGCGGACGCGGGCGCGACCTCGCAGCGTCACTAGGGAGGAAACTCAGCTGTCACTGAGCCCCGCCAAGAAATCCACTG GCCCTAAGATGACCAAGTCGCACTCGTCACTCAACCTGGCAGCTACAGATGTGTCTGCAAACAATGATGGGGATAAGAAAGTCCAAAG CCGACCCGATTCGCCTGCTGGATGCGTGACGCCGAGCAGACTTGCAAAGCAGAATGGAGACTGGGAAACCGGATCAAATGGAACCTCGCCTGCCCCAGAGTACACAG GTCCAAAGCTCTTCAAAGAACCGAGCTTCAAGTCCAACAAGTTCATCATCCACAACGCTCTGTCTCGTTGCTGCTTGGCCGGGAAGGTCAACGAGTCCCAAAAGAACAAGATTGTCGAG GAGTTGGAGAAGAGCCCCGCCAACCACTTCCTCATCCTCTTCCGAGACGCCAGCTGCCAGTTCCGCGGCGTCTACACGGCCAACCCCGACTCGGCAGAGCTCGTGCGCTTGACCGGCGTGGGCCCCAAGACGATAAGCTCGGCCCAGGTGGAATCCATGTACAAGTACAGTTCGGACCGCAAGCAGTTCAGCGCCATCCCCTCCAAGACATTGGGCATGAGCGTGGATGCATTTACCATCCCTGGACACTTGTGGCACGGCGGAGGGGCGGCGGCTGtggcgggaggaggaggaggaggcagcaGGAGGGCGAGCATCACCAAGAAGGCGCTCGCTTCCAAGTGA